In Acanthopagrus latus isolate v.2019 chromosome 6, fAcaLat1.1, whole genome shotgun sequence, the genomic window TCGAGCAATTTGTGTGTTGTGATTGCCTCACCATCGTAATCAGGGAAGCACATGCTCAGATGAGCTTTCTTGATCTTCTCAATGAACACATCTTTCTTGTTGAGGAAGAGTACGATGGAGGTGGCTGCGAAGTAGCGGTGGTTGCAGATACTGTTGAACAAGTGCAGACTCTCGTGCATTCGATtctgaaaaagcaaaaatgtgtcCCAATGAGGAGCCTTATTATTCGAATCAATGAACTGCTGGTTGTGTGGAAAGAAGGGATTAGACACAAATAGTCCTACCACTTCATCGTCCTCCACCAGCACCATGTCGTAGGCGCTCAAAGCAGCAATGAAGATGATACAGGTCACACCTTCGAAACAGTGGAtccacttcttcctctctgacctctgGCCACCCACATCGAACATCCTGCACGGAAACAGAGACACGCCGCCTTTACGATTGTGATCTATCACAGTGGGAGCACCGGTGATGAGTAAACGGTGCTCCCttcttcaagaaaaaaaaacaaaacactgcactgaATCACCTGAAATGGAGATCTTTGAAGGAGAACTGGGTCTCGATGATACCGGTGGTCTTCACTCTTGATCGCAGCACATCCTGCTCGGTGGGCACGTAGCCCGGTTGGACCAGTCGCTCCAAGTCATTCAGGTAGCTGCAGGGAAGAGAAAGAGTCAATCAGTAACAAACAATAATGAGAGATACTGTAGCAATTTTAAATCTCAGGCAATGTCTTACTATCCAGCAGAGTCGTTGAGCTGGTACTCGGAGGCCCTGTCAAAGCACGCCTGTATGCCACTGTCCTTCCACAGGCGCAGAATGATGTCTGACAGCTCTTTAGGCATGGTGCCTTCCTCAATGGTGTCTGCAAGGTGCATGAGCTTCCTAGCGTCATCCTGGAGAGAGACCAATTCAAGTTATGCTCAGTGTTCTGTTAACGCGAAACACACAAAAGTCCATCTTAGCCGTCGTTACCTGCTGGTCAGCGTGGCCGAAGCTGATGTTGAGTGTGCTCATGGCCTTCACAATGGCCATGATCGACTGCAGGGTGTTGCTgtagatgatggtgatgaactCCAAGCATTCTTCAAGTGAGTAACCATCTTTGTGGATAATTCTGGTGAGAGAATACAGTGTTAGTGTGGGTCATTCACTGTcagtgagagaagaagagagtcAACGCGCGAGTGCAAAGTCAAATGATCTCACTTCATCTGTTTGACGATTGTGCTCTTCCCTGATTCTCCAGCACCTAcgtgaaagaagaaaaacaaattgaatgtagtctaaaaatgtatcttttttgaCATATTTATTGGCTTCCATTTCAGTTtcctttcttgttttgttttttgatgttttgagtttatttcaaAAGGGCTCCGTGGCACGgctgtgtctgtgctgtagtctatgttagcagactccatttcaAAACCAACatcagctactgttgctctctgttagtgtCCATACGTCACGTTAAGagtctgctcacatatggccaataaaaaaaggatGCATATGTGTGAACTGTTATAAATCTTTCcaaagagcccctttaaaatgAGAGGAGGATGATATTATCTGCAGGTGACCTAGTGGCATTCATCAGACAGGAGGATGAAAATACTTCTTACTTTACGTCTAATCTTTTTGACCTACATCGTTATGAGCGGTGTGAAACAGCGTCTTTAATAACCAGACTGATTACTCCCAACTGTTCAATCCAACACTGTTATAAACCGTGTAAACATTTTGGTACCTGGAATTTGGTGGTCGTTTGGTAAAAAATACAACCCTAACctaacaaccccccccccacccccataTTAATAAGCTAATTCCATCCGATGTATTTAGGTTATTGTATTTGAACGGTGCGTTCCTGTTTGGGATGAGCAGTGAGGTATCTGTGTCCTTCAGGGGTTAAGCCCTCTGTGCTGCACAACCTGTTGTTTCAGGATTAACAAGGGATTGGCTTGAGTGATTATCGAGGTGTCTTAGCATTTCAGTGACACGGGTTATTAAGCATTTCACTCGACTCAAACttgttgcttgttttcatcagggTTAATATAAATTAACAGGAGTTTGATGCAGATTTCGTAAGGTTATTCATATCtcagaaaactttaaaatgaagtaTATGAGAGACTAAAAAGACTAACTTTTTACAAGAATGAGCTAAAATTACATCTCATAGACAGATATGTTACTTATTTCTCTTGTAGCCTCACCATGGGGCCTAATGGGGCCCTTTAAATATGTGTAACTATGACGATGAGGTTTCCTATCATTGCAGGCTGTCTTTAcctagcagcagcagcttgacaGTCCTTGCATCCTTGTCGGCATcctccttcagcttcttctcCAGCTCTCTGGAGTGTTTCTCCTCGGCGCTCGCTCCGGCCCCCATCCTACTTTTCCCTGTGTGGGGCCCTTCTGCTCAAAAGCCAAGTGTCGGGGAAAAAATGGAAGTAGGGTCCCCGGTGATCGCCTACTCTCCGACCGGTGCCGTCAACTGCGCAGCTGGTGCGTCAACCGCCTGCAGCAAATACTGGAGAACGTTTGAGCATTTTCCTGACTTAGGAGAGGATTTCGGGTATCCCCCGCCCACCTGACTCAGGAGGGCCAATGGAGAGCAAGGACGAGGGGTGTTTTAGGGCAGGGTGAAAGGTGTGAGGAGAAGCAGACATACAACAGTGGAGGAGTGATCTAACCTTTAGGGGGACTTTGCTGTGCTCAGCGGAAGATGAACATCGGCTCAAGTGCTTATCTCTCTATGCCGTTCTTAGGTGCCTTTAAAAGAGAGGCGTGTGTAGTTAAATAACTTGGTGCTGATTGTTGCACCTGTAGCAGGAAACTAGATTCATCTGACATCGGGACCGAAATAGAAATCAAACCAGATGTGGGTGGAGGCAGGCCTAAAAGTGGTCTTAAATGTGGGGTGTATGGTGTTTGCTGATTAGAGGGATTAACAGAGCCAGTTTCCTCCACACACAATACAACATTCACAGCAAAGGGGGGCTCGCTAAGCTAATTTAGCAGACCCCTCCAAAcatggacacagacacactgacatttcttGTAGGATTCATGCAGACTGAAGGGGGAGCTCTGAAGCGCTTAAAGAGATTTGCGGTTTCACCTGACAGATCTCATTGACCTCAATCTGAGGCTGGTTAAGGATCCTAATCTACTCACTTTCAAttatgtgtatctgtgtgcaagcacagtgtgtgtgtgtgtgtgtgtgtgtgtgtgtgtgtgtgtgtgtgtgtgtgtgtgagagcgtgtaAGCATGCAGTGCATTTCCTTATACTCGAATAAAGTTTATTATCGTCACTTTAACTTTTGTGCTCTGTGCTCTTTTGGCGGGTCATCATTGGTTAAGCTCCCGAGTCtgacaaaaaacatcacatcataacaatgttatgtatTGAAAAactgtatgttgaagtaaacatgtgaTCCCACCTTCTTACATAGCGCAGAAACAAGTCACAGAGACACcgttcaccctgttacaagacactgtaccatcagcATGATTTTGAAGATGCtatattaaagttaaaaaaagttacataatgttgctttaagtgaAAGATCTGCAAACCTCCCTGCAGACGTTCACCGTcggcaaacaaaacagaacctttgttattataaaatatagAGCTTTAATTTATTAGTCAGCAACATTGATGTGGAAGAAAAAGATAGCAATTTTTTACAGGTCATTACAATAACATCAACTGTGCATTATATCATACATTACTTTACCTCAAGGACCCAGAGCAGAGTCTgccaaacagagaaaataaaatagatgCACGTGTTTGAACTATATGCAAATTTGTTTTGCAAGGTAttgagaacgagagagagagagagagagagagagagagagagagagagagagagagagagagatagagatacagagggagaggaggaggagagagagagagagataaaatcACAATCTGACCTTCTTGTACTTTCAGCATTTCCCACCATGAAAAAGGTTCGAGCACATCTTTTCCTGCACTGATAGTATTTCCATATTCCCACGACAAGAAAGACATTCACTGACATCCACAGCAACAGAGCATTTTTAGACAAATACCATATACATACACTGTACATGCCATGCACAATGAAAAGCCACCTTACTGAAGATTTTGGTACATGTTTCTCTTCAGGGTTGGTGGTGATCGGCTTGTTAGTGGTTGTACTTGTGacagttttctttcactgtACGGAAGCTGCTCAGTATAAACAGTTTATATGAAGTCTGTGGCGTGTATGATGGCAGGATGGCACTGCAGTAGAGCTCTGTTGTCAACCAGCTAATACGGAAAATACAGCACTGGTTAAAGTAGTTAATTTTCCAATCAAAGCTAAGCTAATGTGTAGACTAATTAATGAAACCGACATTGAGCGTGAAACTAGCAGGAATGCAAACGTTGGAGCGCTTGGAACATACAAGCTGCTCTGCCTTATATGAATATACTGCAGATGCCACAGATACATGTGAAGTATTTACCAATTTGGCAACAGAAGGTGCTTTGTCTCtaatatcttttttatttatcacaaACTGTCACAAACTCACATATAGCTGCCTGCTGGAATTCCTCATCtccaaaagagaaaagagaaggcaatgttatattttcagcttttgtgtCGTTAGAACACCCTttaacccccccaccccgaaAAACAGCTTATCACAAAGATCACGTTTGTTAAGGATACAACATTGAGATGTGATATTCACATATAAACGAAACAAACACTTGGCAGCAACTGATTTTTGGAAGAATTTGGGGTGCGGGCGATGCGACGTCGTTAACGTGAGGTCAGGCTGGACCACAGCGTGAGAGGAGGGACGTCTCACTGTAGGGGCCTGCTTTCATCAACATGCGACCGCGCGAGAGCGTGACGCGTTGTCACGGCTGCAGACGGCGGCCATTTCTTTTCCATCCGTTCATGTCCCAAGAAATGCCGTCATCATTCTGTCAACAGCTCgcagttaaaaaaagaagggaaaaaaaaaaaaaaaacaacagaaaaagaagctgTCTGCTTTAGTTCGAGGAGGTCGAGAATTTCCACTCGACTTCCAGCGTAGACACTGAATACTGCCAGCAGTCAAGTGATCCAACACGGTCACCTTAACAGTCTGTGAATCCATGTGTGGATGACTCCCAATGTCCTCGGGTTACTGTTGCTGTTTctcaaaaacaccaaacataaAGATATTCTCAACATAATAACACATCGTAATAAACAATAACACTAacaataatattataataacaacaatatttgCACAGATTTAcctattcacaaaaaaaaaaaaacatgttttctagaTAGGTACAAAGAATTACTTTTTACAACCTACAAtaaatattgtgtattttttttttttttcaacagttaCATAGAGACTGTTTGATGCTGTTGCTTTTGGTTGCAGTGTCTGTCTTGTCCATTGATTTTCTAAACTGGAGTCATTTCCCTAGGAGGTGGTGTGAGAAGGTGGACAGGTAGACTGGGGGGGTGTGTTTGATAAGGTGTGAATCCGGCTCCTCATGTCTCGGCCGGAGTCGTTTGCTCATCGTGATGCCGACGGTTGCGAGGCTTCTTCTGCTCTTTCAGCTCCTTCAGGCTTTTGGCTTTGTTGTCCCCGAGGGTGCCCTCTCCGAGCTGCCAGTAATCCTGGCAGTACTGGTTAATCAGGCCCATCTCCGGTTGGCTCAGGATGGTCAGCAGGTCCTTATACTGACCGGCGCTGGGAGTCCAGGTGCTGGACTGCAGCGGAGGGAGGGCCGGGCTGCCCGTCTCCACCAACACGTTGTTGACCGTGCGACTGGAAAGCACCACGAGCTGCAGTTTGACGAGCGTGTGCTTGAAGTTTTTCTCTGTGGAGGTGCACTGGTAGATGCCGCCGTCGGACGACTGCAGAGAGCGGATCAGGAGgccttgttctgttttcaggGTGCGGCCCTCTGAGCGAATCTGGAAGGATGGACAGTACAATCgttaaatgtaaaattttaACACAGATGCAGATGggggaataaataaaaggaaaaccTGCACAGAGTAGAGTGGAGAGACACACATCAAAATCAAATGCCTCTGTGCATCAGgaaaataacaatgaataaaCTGCgtcaccagatctcaatccagtTGAAAAGCTCTCCACCGCCATCACCATAAGgccaaaaaatataatatatacttTAATCTTACGATGTATTTTGTGTCTGCAATTACCTCTGATGTCATGTGTTCTCCTGTTATGTCTgggtctgtttttatttatgtctatCAGCTGTATTCAGGTCACTCTTGCAAAAGATATGTTGTTCTCAACGAGAATACCTCATTTAACATGTCatatgtaaaaatgacacaatatttTGTGTAGAAATGGTGTTCATAGACTTGGAAAGGAGCCTCGAGGCCATTTGACCAAACAGGCTGAAGACACCTCATGTCAGTTCTCCCTTTAATGTGTCACCCATCTTTAGATTCACACATCAGAGATGCATTAATGTGCATCGATTATACAGACGGCTTCAAACCACGTGGCAGTGAAGGCTTTGCTCACCTCTTTTCTTCTGTCGCTGTTTTCCTTCTGCAGGTGCCACTTGAGAGACATGTGAGGAGACCTGGCCTGGCACTCCAGGAACGTGGTGCTGCCCTCCACCCCATACTGCACCGTCTCCAGAGTGTTCTTATTGGCTAGAAAACAATATGTTGTGTTATTCATGTAGAAGATGAGATATACAAActagatagatggatagagcACACTCAAAGAGCTAGGTGGGTATCCAGACACTCACTGTTAGAGTTATAACCTCTGCACTGGCGGATCGGGTTTCCATACTTCACATCCTGCCGACGGCTCCGTCTAGAGGGGTCAGatcaacaaaccaaaataaaaagcttAACTTACATCGAAATAACCTTGTTATCAAGTCAAACACTTAAAACACcaacacgcacaaacacatgcaaacgaGTTCCGTAACCTACGCACAGGCTGTCTATACAAACTTAATCCTCACCTCTTCTGTGAGGATGAGTATCTGGAACAGGACTTGCCGTCCCAGGCGCAGTACGGGTCTCTGGCCAGACAGCAGTCAGCGCAGGCCTCCCCGTACACATCACAGCGATGGAGGGCCAGGTGGGTCACCCCCAACACCGAGCCTACATACAGTTGTTGCTgttacaaaaagaaagaaaaacaagatcaGGAAATAAAGTAATCAGAAATAAACATATTCAGTACAACTTTTATTTCACAGGTCTGAGAAAGTTAGTGGTTTCTTTTGTCGAGTTTATAATCAGTTGCTATGTTTTTCTGAAGGATTTCCTTGAAAGAATTTCTCCATTTAAGGCATGTtaagcttgtttgtgtttgttttatattttcatatgaGCTAAGAACAGTTCCACCAAActgtcacactttttttgttttgtgtgtttgtacattagTTACATAATTTTCTCGGTTAGAGTAATGACtatacacacatattttatCTGACGTCTGACTGCTGTGCTGCAATTTACTCATTTGCTTAACTGTGTGGTCTGAGCCACCTCAAAGGAACTTACCCGTTTGGATGAAATCTTCATGGTGGTGATTGATGTTGGAACCTGCGGTGACAAAGTTAATGACAGCTTAAAAATGAGCAGAAAGTCAAATGACATATTTGTGATATATATTTGTCACAGatgacaaacaagacaaacgaGATGGAAAAGAAAGTAAGGGCCGACCTTGAAGACCTCCACTTCCTCTAAGACCAGCTCCTCTGTCTGCAGGTCGTCTCTGGGCAGGACAATCACTTTCTGGACTGATCCGCGATCTGCAAAACAGgagaatgaaaaaacacaaattatatCCACTAAATTATGATGACGGGAAACTGCTTTGAAAATTCCCTAAATATAACCCATCTGGACAGAGCCAAGGCCAGAGGACATGACATGCTATCACATCACTGTACAACCATCGTATCACGTGTTGTGCTGACCTGTGCCCAGGAAGAGCACCTCGTAGCTCCCATCGGCAGCTGCCACTTGGTCCACTGCAATTGTGGTGAACTCGTAGTCCACGTTGGTTCTGACCACCAGGGGGCGCTTGTGCACTGGGTATACCGCATTGTACATGGTGGGGTGGTTTCTCATGAAGTTGATCACCTCGTCTGGGTAATCCTTTGTGGATTTCATGTTGGGGGTGAAAGTGCCTCCAGGACACtattggaaaagaaaaaaaaaagcatataacTATCAAACCTGCAATTTAGCAAATTCcctctgcaataaaaaaaaaaacgaattcTATATAAAAGATCTTTATTGTTCATAGCTCACAGTGCCAGGTCGTGGGTAGGGGATCTTCCCAGTGTATGCCACCCACTGGTAGTTGGGCCCCTCCTTGTGGGCGAAAGGCCCGTTGAAGACCATGCGGATGTCGGCCATGGAGTAGACGCACACCGCCGAGCCTTTAAACACAGACCTGGAGGAGGGCGGGAGATAAAGGGTGAGCgcacagagacaacagcagcggcagcagcagcagcagcagctcgagGATACAGATTAACTCACTCCCTGCGATAATTACTACGGGTGTTCTCTGCGGCTGGTACAATCTACTTCCTTCCCACGTACTCAGCCAGGCCTCTTACAggaacacactgaaacactgtgacgcacaaacacacactcaaccagAGTCAAGctgtctgacacactgacatacaaACACCCACGTACTGCAGAGAATCGCCAGAGCTCGGGCTCTCGCTGCTGTGTGGTGGGTGTACTATGTTTGTAACTCCTGTCATGGGCCTCTATCATTAGCGCCGCATGTGTTTTTATCAGCTGGGTTTAAATGTGCCTGATGCCTTAGAAGAGGATGGAAACAATAACAGTATTTGTTTCTCAAATACATTAATCAAGGCGCGTTTATTATGACTCTGCACGCGCCTCTCCCTGCAGTCAGAATCTAAATTTCCATGTCTGGTTGGCTCCCTTGAATTTTAATGCCGCGCTGTTGAATGACAACTTGCTATCAAACCTGACCTATAAGGAACTATAGGCTCAGTCAGTCTCTCAGAGGAGCGAGACTCCCTCCGGGCTCCACATTCACAGTCCCGTTTTTGTCTTTGTAGCCTAAATCTGACAGGCCATACACAACACAGCATTTCAATATCAGAGAGAACCGATGCCTTCAGGCTGAgtgaaaaatgaacagaaactgCAGCAGGAAACCAAAATACACCTTCTCTCCAAACTGCATGAAAGTTAAGAGAGTCGGAGGAAGCTGTCAGTCACTCACCCTGAAACGGAGAAGACTCCGTAGATGACGGGGTTCTTGGTGTCTTGAGTCGGCTGGATATACACATCCCCTAATAGATGAAGACAAAGATTAGACGTCATTAGTCACAGTGATACGGCatgaaaagcagagaaagaagaagtaCCGAGACCATTCAAGTCATTCTATGCAGGATTTATCAGTTGCTGTTGGTGAAAAAGGAatttgttgagtctcattcctcaAATAGAAACGCTTTGAGCTGGAAGTAACAGCACCGTGACAACAATAATGTCTTGCTCCACAGATGTAGTTATTTTTTGGAAACGTATCTTTGCTGTATCCAATATTTGTGAAATATTGGCTATATTTTGACCCATTGGTGCCTCAAACAATTATTCAAATCGGACAGTAGTCGGACAGGTCACACATGAGACTCCTTACGGAAGGTAACTTGTATTAATAATGTGAAGGTAAATTAAGTAAGTGATGTGTTGGACTTAGTTAAGTattgtagttattttaacccaaatcatgatctttttctaaacTTAACTGAGTaattttggtgcctaaaccaaaccaaaccttGACAGTTTCACAACGTGCGTAACACTCAAAAACTCGTGATGTTTTTGTactatttgaaatgtttcttcGCAAGTTATATTTTCAAAGTCTGAGCAGTCGTTGCAATAAGTATtcaacacgtttttttttttttttatgtctttgtacCTAAACTCGTAATCTGTCAAGTAACCAGCAACTACAGCAGTTTCACGAAATGCAGTGGAAGCACAATATCTCCTCTGAAATTTACCAAACATTGTATTTCAGTAATTGAGAGaatatttaaagtttcattcTGCTGATGAAAACGGAAGCACAACTGTCAAGACGAACGGTCAGACAGAGAATAGACGACACATTAAGTAAATATTAGTGTCTGTGTCTTGCATCAAATCGTCCAAAGCTTTCCAGATTCCACCTGGTTCCAAACTTAAGTGATTGTAATTGTGACATATGGAGATTTTTCTTGCTTCCTAGGAAGGGGAGTTTAAAGGAGAGTTCCTCATGATTTGTGGTTGCCGGAGCCTCAGTGAGATCCTGAATCCAAACTCCTTCCAATGCTGAAACTACAGTTCCTGAGTCCCAGCGGGGAATACGGGTGAAACGGAGATCTCGGGCTGAAACATAACTTTAATAGGAGCCATATGCATCCAATGACTGCAGGGCTGAAGCGATCGTGAACCCTGCGTCTCCTCTGATGGCTTAATGAGAGAGAAGTGCAAGGAAAAGCAATAAGCAAGGCAAATGGAATAAATTTAAAGTAGACAGGTTGAGTAGAATAACACTTCACCACAACATAGAGAACACATAGGTCCATTTAATGCCACGCATCAGCGGGAAACTGATGCAAAGGGCTCGCATGGCTTGATTTAAATGGCCTTGAAAAGACAAGGACAACAATTATGTGGAGTCAATTCTttgcaaaacacaaattacaatAATGAGGCTTGAAATCctacccattttttttttttttttacctgagaTCTTTGTCATGGTTATCTGTGAAGCTTGAAGCAAGACAGTAAGAACGTAAAGCCATCCACTCAGATTTATCTCTCATATGTCACCTGAACGATCGTAAAAAGTCAGAgtgtaaaaagaacaaaatgtgaagctACGATCAAGCATTGAGGACGCAATGTAATGACGCATGACTTGATCCTTGCACCCTCAAGATAAACAAGCTAAGATTCACATGGCTTCTGTGAAAACATAATATCTGACTCTGCAAAATCAACAAACTCTCCTTTGATTGGGAGCTCGAAATCATTTCAGCAAAATCGACCTTCTCACATGCCAAGGTATGAAATGGCAGGTAATGGCTGCACACTAAAGCAAAAATTAACTTTTGGCAAACAAAGTAGAAATTCATAACCCCATCTGACGCCAGTTTGACAGGCCTCCTGGCTACAGAGGGAGTGCAgcgaaagaaaaaagaaataaatcagcagaGAAATGGAACGAGTTGCGTCACCGCAAACTTGTGTTTCTGATGTGTCAGATCAGACGGAGCCTTTGAGGCACTTTCAGCATCACATTAGCAGAGAAACATCTCCTGATTGCTGCAAGCGCAGAAAGAAGCACAAAGCGAGGCgataaatacagtgtttttgtaaagtgaaaacaagagaaagtgaGTGATACGCCCACTGAACAGTCACTGGAAGGAAGAGTGACTGCAAAGTCTAAAGGATGTGCAGCGAAAATATGTTGCTGAAATGTCCACTTGGAATAAATttggaggaaattaaaaacaaaaacaaacaaagcaacaacaaacaggacCCTTGTCTTCATATACAGTTAAGCGGTTTTGGGATTTGTGGTCTACAGCAACATAAGAAATAACTCaatgaaaaaacaatttttcactccataattacatttcagaaaagGCAATAAAACTTTATCGCCCACACAttcattctcatttttgtctggcAGACATCTTCAGCTCTCTCacgtctgtgtgtctctctttaTATCCCTCTTCTCCCCCGGTGCCGCACTGAACGCTTTCTCTTCTGTTAGCCTCTGCCTCACCATCTGAATCTACTCCACTCTCTCCCATGAGTCCTCATACAACCACTCTGATGCCTCTGCAGGGCTCCGTCAGGACCAGCAGGACTGGAGACAGAATACATTTCGACCAGACTGTCTGTGGTTGTGGGAAGGACGTCCACAGAGCTGTGGGATGTCTCGTTGCGCCTCAGGACTCGCTATGACCTCACCGCGAATGCTCATCTGCACTCAAACTACAACTGACCTGCTGCGCTGTGGATAGACTGCTTAAAGTACAGCAACGCTGACAGAAGAGCGCTCTTCTGTCACTGACAGAGTGCTCTTAATGCATCACATACATTTGCATCTTGCAAAGCCTCATCACAGCAGGAATAAGAGCTGCTGCTATACATGTAGCTCATGGCGCCGGTGGATGCACCGTTACTGAGTGAATTATTCTGCTTCACAATGCATCTGACTGGAAACACTTATGACCCAGAGATAAtcttatgtgcatgtgtgcagcttTTAACAGGAAACACCCTACAGGTCACATGCTGCATTTCATTATGTTAATTTGGGATCATTTATAGATTTGTTATAGTATAATAATTACTTTCATAGCAATGGAATTTTCTTCCATTTGGACATTTAGTGCCCAAAAAATTACATTCTATACAAGATTaaggtttatttaaaaaaaaaagttcattgcTCAGTTGTtcttcaaatgttgttttttgcattatGCGACGAATTCACAGtgtggccattttcctccagcgtcatgctcagggtgggaagtTAAAATGCTAGGATAATGTAATGTGTATCAGATGTATAAACGCAGATAATCTGACAAACTATCATTTTACAGCTCCCCAATTAATCAGCAACTGAAATGATGATGGGCAGTGAAACTCTGGAGGCACATCCTGCCATATTTCAAGGCAGAGCAATGTATTTGATAACTCTTCAGCTCATGTTAGCGTTCAACACGATCAACTGCAGATTGCCTATGTTTGTAAGAATTGCACCCCAGAACACAGCAGTACAATATTTGAGCTTCACACTATGAGCGTGATGTCACAgcaaaatggccgccatgtgatTATAATCCTTGAAACATATTCTGTGGCTCTAAAAATGACTGTTGCCCTCCAAAAGTGTGAAACACAGCACTTCATAGAGGCTAATCTTTCTCAGATGGACTCATCTTATTTAAACCTTTCAGTTCAAATCACAAACAAATCGTCAAGTCTTTCTCTCACTTCAATCTTGGCTGAGATGAATTTGATTCCCAATGAGGACACATATTCAAAAACCAGTGAAAACCAGTGAAAGATTTGCTACTCATACCACCAGTCATTACAATTTCAGGGATACTACAAATCCCTCCTTAATCCTGTCCGTCATGTGATTGACGGACAGGCCGGGATGATCCACAGGCGTTGGGCTGATCCCAGCTGCTCATTACTTTGATTACtctgtatgcgtgtgtgtttgcttttctaTCGCTAGTCTTCTTAAAGTACAAATTCTCTGCGAAACATGTTGCAGGCGCTTGAAACGATCACAGTCTTAGAGTAAGGATGTTACCTTTAAGGATGTTACCTGCAGGAGTCAAGTTGATGTTCAAAGGAACTGACATGTCAAGCTCAACATGCAAGAGTCTGTGACACCTTAATCTAAAGCTGCAGCTTCCCTGGGATT contains:
- the sema3fa gene encoding sema domain, immunoglobulin domain (Ig), short basic domain, secreted, (semaphorin) 3Fa isoform X2, which gives rise to MLWDKLCWLLALLALSFGALPPSNEPLSAPRIFLSFKELKSTGTAHHFSFLLNSTDYRILRMDEDHDRMYVGSKDYILSLDLHDINKEPLIIHWPVAQQRKTECVLSGKDTNGECGNFIRLIEPWNRTHLYVCGTGAYNPICTYVDRGRRSQGSHYLQAAQSGGRTSRAADYSATSEPLEAKEYIFRLEPGKVDSGKGKCPYDPKLNSVSALINGELYAGVYIDFMGTDSAIFRTLGKQTAMRTDQYNSRWLNDPTFVHAHLIPDSAEKNDDKLYFFFREKASEMGQSPMTQSRIGRICLNDDGGHCCLVNKWSTFLKARLICSVPGADGIETHFDELRDVYIQPTQDTKNPVIYGVFSVSGSVFKGSAVCVYSMADIRMVFNGPFAHKEGPNYQWVAYTGKIPYPRPGTCPGGTFTPNMKSTKDYPDEVINFMRNHPTMYNAVYPVHKRPLVVRTNVDYEFTTIAVDQVAAADGSYEVLFLGTDRGSVQKVIVLPRDDLQTEELVLEEVEVFKVPTSITTMKISSKRQQLYVGSVLGVTHLALHRCDVYGEACADCCLARDPYCAWDGKSCSRYSSSQKRRSRRQDVKYGNPIRQCRGYNSNTNKNTLETVQYGVEGSTTFLECQARSPHMSLKWHLQKENSDRRKEIRSEGRTLKTEQGLLIRSLQSSDGGIYQCTSTEKNFKHTLVKLQLVVLSSRTVNNVLVETGSPALPPLQSSTWTPSAGQYKDLLTILSQPEMGLINQYCQDYWQLGEGTLGDNKAKSLKELKEQKKPRNRRHHDEQTTPAET
- the sema3fa gene encoding sema domain, immunoglobulin domain (Ig), short basic domain, secreted, (semaphorin) 3Fa isoform X1, producing the protein MLWDKLCWLLALLALSFGALPPSNEPLSAPRIFLSFKELKSTGTAHHFSFLLNSTDYRILRMDEDHDRMYVGSKDYILSLDLHDINKEPLIIHWPVAQQRKTECVLSGKDTNGECGNFIRLIEPWNRTHLYVCGTGAYNPICTYVDRGRRSQGSHYLQAAQSGGRTSRAADYSATSEPLEAKEYIFRLEPGKVDSGKGKCPYDPKLNSVSALINGELYAGVYIDFMGTDSAIFRTLGKQTAMRTDQYNSRWLNDPTFVHAHLIPDSAEKNDDKLYFFFREKASEMGQSPMTQSRIGRICLNDDGGHCCLVNKWSTFLKARLICSVPGADGIETHFDELRDVYIQPTQDTKNPVIYGVFSVSGSVFKGSAVCVYSMADIRMVFNGPFAHKEGPNYQWVAYTGKIPYPRPGTCPGGTFTPNMKSTKDYPDEVINFMRNHPTMYNAVYPVHKRPLVVRTNVDYEFTTIAVDQVAAADGSYEVLFLGTDRGSVQKVIVLPRDDLQTEELVLEEVEVFKVPTSITTMKISSKRQQLYVGSVLGVTHLALHRCDVYGEACADCCLARDPYCAWDGKSCSRYSSSQKRSDPSRRSRRQDVKYGNPIRQCRGYNSNTNKNTLETVQYGVEGSTTFLECQARSPHMSLKWHLQKENSDRRKEIRSEGRTLKTEQGLLIRSLQSSDGGIYQCTSTEKNFKHTLVKLQLVVLSSRTVNNVLVETGSPALPPLQSSTWTPSAGQYKDLLTILSQPEMGLINQYCQDYWQLGEGTLGDNKAKSLKELKEQKKPRNRRHHDEQTTPAET
- the gnat1 gene encoding guanine nucleotide-binding protein G(t) subunit alpha-1, with translation MGAGASAEEKHSRELEKKLKEDADKDARTVKLLLLGAGESGKSTIVKQMKIIHKDGYSLEECLEFITIIYSNTLQSIMAIVKAMSTLNISFGHADQQDDARKLMHLADTIEEGTMPKELSDIILRLWKDSGIQACFDRASEYQLNDSAGYYLNDLERLVQPGYVPTEQDVLRSRVKTTGIIETQFSFKDLHFRMFDVGGQRSERKKWIHCFEGVTCIIFIAALSAYDMVLVEDDEVNRMHESLHLFNSICNHRYFAATSIVLFLNKKDVFIEKIKKAHLSMCFPDYDGPNTYEDAGNYIKLQFLDLNMRRDIKEVYSHMTCATDTENVKFVFDAVTDIIIKENLKDCGLF